The following proteins are encoded in a genomic region of Salminus brasiliensis chromosome 25, fSalBra1.hap2, whole genome shotgun sequence:
- the chrm4a gene encoding muscarinic acetylcholine receptor M4, producing the protein MQLMNVTNGSGADGLAPWNFTASLSNVSSDGNLSCDGSNGNGSCPVAEESGSSYKTVEMVFIALVTGSLSFVTVVGNILVMLSIKVNRHLQTVNNYFLFSLACADLIIGVFSMNLYTVYIIKGYWPLGPVVCDLWLALDYVVSNASVMNLLIISFDRYFCVTKPLTYPTRRTTKMAGLMIASAWILSFILWAPAILFWQFIVGERTVEPGECYIQFLSNPAVTFGTAIAAFYLPVVIMTVLYIHISLASRSRVSKQKPEAKKEKKGLKSAGLLKSHILKQNNNNQSPPKPSLDTCSTAETMKNGKLDESMVSTKADSSIQPEEKESSNDSSTASIAPKEPKERANSEATSEKGLPPAPGPVAKLNPTSKWSKIKIVTKQAGDECITAIEIVPPASGSEGRSIPINRPRTVARKFASIARSQVKRKRQMAAREKKVTKTIFAILLAFIITWTPYNVMVLISTFCHSCVPDTVWAIGYWLCYVNSTINPACYALCNATFKKTFKNLLMCQYKNIGTR; encoded by the exons atgcaACTAATGAATGTAACCAACGGCAGCGGAGCGGACGGTCTCGCGCCCTGGAACTTTACCG CCTCACTGAGTAACGTGTCAAGCGATGGCAACCTCAGCTGTGACGGAAGCAATGGCAATGGCTCATGTCCAGTTGCTGAAGAGTCAGGGAGTTCTTACAAGACGGTGGAGATGGTCTTCATCGCCTTGGTTACTGGATCCCTCAGCTTTGTCACCGTGGTGGGTAACATCCTGGTCATGCTGTCAATCAAAGTAAACCGGCACCTGCAGACAGTCAACAACTACTTTCTGTTCAGCTTGGCGTGCGCAGACCTTATCATTGGTGTGTTCTCCATGAATTTGTACACCGTGTATATTATAAAGGGCTACTGGCCCCTAGGCCCTGTGGTGTGTGACCTTTGGTTGGCACTAGACTATGTGGTCAGCAATGCCTCCGTAATGAACCTGCTGATCATCAGCTTTGACCGCTATTTTTGCGTGACCAAACCACTGACTTACCCAACACGTCGCACAACAAAGATGGCCGGCCTGATGATTGCCTCAGCCTGGATTCTCTCATTTATCCTGTGGGCTCCTGCCATCCTGTTCTGGCAGTTCATTGTGGGGGAACGTACTGTGGAACCAGGCGAGTGCTACATTCAATTCCTCTCCAACCCTGCAGTCACTTTTGGCACAGCTATCGCTGCCTTCTATCTTCCTGTGGTCATCATGACAGTGCTGTATATCCACATCTCACTAGCTAGCCGCAGCCGTGTATCCAAGCAGAAGCCTGAGGccaagaaggagaaaaaaggcTTGAAGTCTGCTGGGCTGCTAAAGAGCCACATCCTGAAgcagaacaacaacaaccagtCTCCTCCCAAGCCCAGCCTGGACACCTGCAGCACGGCTGAAACCATGAAGAACGGAAAGTTGGACGAGTCCATGGTTTCCACTAAAGCTGACTCCAGCATACAGCCAGAAGAGAAGGAGAGCTCCAACGACTCCAGTACAGCCAGCATTGCACCCAAAGAGCCCAAAGAGAGAGCCAACAGTGAGGCCACGTCAGAGAAAGGCCTGCCCCCAGCTCCAGGTCCTGTGGCCAAACTTAACCCAACCTCCAAATGGTCCAAGATCAAGATTGTCACCAAGCAGGCAGGAGACGAGTGTATCACCGCCATTGAGATTGTCCCACCGGCGAGTGGTAGTGAAGGCCGCTCCATCCCCATAAACCGGCCGCGCACGGTGGCACGTAAATTTGCCAGCATTGCTCGAAGCCAGGTAAAGAGAAAAAGGCAGATGGCAGCACGAGAGAAGAAAGTGACGAAGACCATCTTTGCCATTCTATTGGCCTTCATCATCACGTGGACACCATATAATGTGATGGTCTTGATCAGCACGTTCTGCCATTCCTGCGTGCCAGACACAGTGTGGGCCATTGGCTACTGGCTCTGCTATGTCAACAGCACCATTAACCCAGCCTGCTACGCGCTCTGCAATGCCACCTTCAAAAAGACCTTCAAGAATCTTCTCATGTGCCAGTACAAGAACATCGGGACCAGGTGA